From a single Budorcas taxicolor isolate Tak-1 chromosome X, Takin1.1, whole genome shotgun sequence genomic region:
- the HMGN5 gene encoding high mobility group nucleosome-binding domain-containing protein 5, translating into MPKRKAAGQGDMKQEPKRRSARLSALPVPIIPDLKPKRTSTPRKMKTKNDMMGKNTDASAKTIAETNKEVVKEYKNETTENGGAKIIEAPVPEREIEEIKEEKIKDIKEEGEEKKEAVAKDGKEDQKEDQKGDGDQNKEEVKGKDVEEDKDGKGKEVEKKDEGRKEKEEDGKEEEDKKETGDGKEGKIRKGKGEDGKEEKDEKEKREKKENEDGKGKGEDGKESEDGKDKRDGKMGEAGKKDEDRKRDDGGNEKEDEKKKEGKEKENGKEDGGDVKDESKAEIGKITKGEEVKKEESQSIA; encoded by the exons ATGCCCAAAAGAAAG GCTGCAGGTCAAGGTGATATGAAGCAAGAG CCAAAGAGAAGATCAGCCAGACTGTCTGCT ttgccTGTGCCCATTATACCAGATTTGAAGCCCAAAAGAACATCAACTCCAAGG aaaatgaagaccaaaaATGATATGATGGGAAAAAACACAGATGCAAGTGCCAAAACCATAGCTGAAACCAACAAAGAAGTTGttaaagaatacaaaaatgaaactaCTGAAAATGGAGGGGCCAAAATTATAGAG GCACCAGTTCCtgaaagagaaatagaggaaataaaagaagaaaaaattaaagatatcaaagaagaaggagaagaaaagaaagaggcagTGGCAAAAGATGGAAAAGAAGATCAAAAAGAAGATCAAAAAGGAGATGGAGATCAAAATAaggaagaagtgaaaggaaaagatgtAGAGGAGGACAAagatggaaaagggaaagaagttgaaaaaaaagatgaggggagaaaagagaaagaagaagatggaaaagaggaagaagacaagaaagaaacTGGAGATGGAAAAGAGGGTAAaattagaaaagggaaaggagaagatggtaaagaggaaaaagatgaaaaagaaaaaagagagaaaaaagaaaatgaagatgggaaagggaaaggagaagatggcaaagaatctgaagatggaaaagataaaagagatggaaaaatggGAGAAGCtggaaaaaaggatgaagatagAAAAAGGGATGATGGTGGAAATGAGaaggaagatgaaaaaaagaaagaaggaaaagagaaagaaaatggaaaagaagatggaggagatgtaaaagatgaaaGCAAGGCTGAAATTGGAAAAATAACCAAAGGAGAAGAGGTCAAAAAAGAAGAGTCTCAGAGTATTGCTTAA